From a single Stackebrandtia endophytica genomic region:
- a CDS encoding aminotransferase class I/II-fold pyridoxal phosphate-dependent enzyme, with amino-acid sequence MTAAPIPAELGVSIFSRMAALAVETGAISLGQGFPDGIGPEAMLRTAQEAIAAGDNQYAPAIGIKPLREVISAQRADRYGTEYDPDSQVVVTAGATEAITAAVMAAAGPGDDVVMFEPYYDSYAAATRLAGANRVAVPLIADDAGFAFDLNRLAEAFTDRTRVLILNTPHNPTGKVFTTDELVAIARLCEERDVVIVSDEVYEYLTFDDVRHVPVAAVAPERTISVSGIGKSFSATGWRIGWACGPTDLIARVASVKQFLSFTTGTPFQLGAVTALRDCLDWVERLRLSLQDRRDLLTTTLTDAGITVYPTSGSYFLQVDSRSFGTDDGMALCLDIPHKAGVVAVPSVAFFDHPDAGRHLVRLAFCKETETLAEAADRLVRYRDSLR; translated from the coding sequence ATGACCGCCGCACCGATTCCCGCCGAGCTGGGCGTCTCGATCTTCTCCCGCATGGCCGCGCTGGCCGTGGAGACCGGCGCGATCAGTCTGGGGCAGGGATTCCCCGACGGGATCGGGCCGGAGGCCATGCTGCGCACCGCCCAGGAGGCGATCGCCGCCGGCGACAACCAGTACGCCCCCGCCATCGGTATCAAGCCGCTGCGCGAGGTGATCAGCGCTCAACGCGCCGACCGGTACGGGACCGAGTACGACCCCGACAGCCAGGTCGTGGTGACCGCCGGCGCGACCGAGGCCATCACCGCGGCGGTGATGGCGGCGGCCGGCCCCGGCGACGACGTGGTGATGTTCGAGCCCTACTACGACAGCTACGCAGCCGCCACCCGCCTGGCCGGTGCCAACCGGGTCGCCGTACCACTGATCGCCGACGACGCCGGATTCGCGTTCGATCTGAACCGGCTGGCCGAGGCGTTCACCGACCGCACCCGCGTCCTGATCCTCAACACCCCGCACAATCCCACCGGCAAGGTCTTCACGACCGACGAACTGGTCGCGATCGCGCGGTTGTGCGAGGAACGCGACGTCGTCATCGTCAGCGACGAGGTCTACGAGTACCTCACCTTCGACGATGTCCGTCACGTTCCGGTCGCCGCCGTGGCACCGGAACGGACCATCTCGGTGTCGGGCATCGGCAAGTCGTTCTCGGCGACCGGTTGGCGCATCGGATGGGCGTGTGGCCCAACCGATCTGATCGCCCGAGTCGCCAGTGTCAAGCAGTTCCTCAGTTTCACCACCGGCACCCCGTTCCAGCTGGGCGCGGTGACCGCGCTGCGGGACTGCCTGGACTGGGTCGAGCGGTTGCGCCTTTCGCTCCAGGATCGCCGTGACCTGCTGACGACCACCTTGACCGATGCCGGGATCACGGTCTACCCCACGTCCGGCAGTTACTTCCTCCAGGTCGACTCCCGTTCGTTCGGAACCGACGACGGCATGGCCCTGTGCCTCGACATCCCCCACAAGGCCGGTGTGGTCGCGGTGCCCAGCGTCGCGTTCTTCGATCACCCCGATGCCGGACGACATCTGGTTCGGTTGGCGTTCTGCAAGGAGACCGAGACCTTGGCCGAGGCGGCCGACCGGTTGGTCCGATACCGGGACTCGCTGCGGTGA
- a CDS encoding PEP/pyruvate-binding domain-containing protein, translating into MLVDLPDATDPAEVGGKAANLGRILRAGMDVPDGFVITGDVHRLAEAIEPRGDVELLEAAIPRTWRNRIIEAVDRIGVPVAVRSSGVDEDGGRASFAGQFQSYLSRQTGDQVLRSVAGCWHSASAASAREYRGDATATAMPVLVQRMVPADYAGVMFTQDPVTGDPSQLVIEAVSGLGDALCDGRVDPDRYRIDKVTGGLRSIDRAAGVTLTPVVLSRLRDLAVRLERLFAAPQDIEWAVVGDQVWILQSRPITVTMTPTGTAPSLIDMSAVFAASLTGRVDVTVSR; encoded by the coding sequence ATGCTCGTTGACCTGCCAGACGCCACCGACCCGGCCGAAGTGGGTGGGAAGGCCGCCAACCTGGGCCGAATCCTACGGGCCGGAATGGACGTCCCCGACGGCTTCGTGATCACCGGGGACGTGCACCGCCTCGCCGAGGCCATCGAACCACGCGGCGACGTGGAGCTGCTCGAAGCCGCGATTCCGAGGACGTGGCGGAACCGAATCATCGAGGCGGTCGACCGGATCGGCGTCCCGGTCGCGGTCCGGTCCAGCGGAGTCGACGAGGACGGTGGCCGTGCCTCGTTCGCGGGCCAGTTCCAGAGCTATCTGTCTCGTCAGACCGGTGACCAGGTGCTGCGATCCGTCGCCGGTTGCTGGCACAGTGCCTCCGCGGCGTCCGCGAGGGAATATCGCGGCGACGCGACCGCCACCGCGATGCCGGTTCTGGTGCAGCGCATGGTGCCCGCCGACTACGCAGGCGTGATGTTCACACAGGACCCGGTCACCGGTGACCCGTCCCAGTTGGTGATCGAGGCGGTCTCAGGATTGGGGGACGCGCTGTGCGACGGGCGGGTCGACCCGGACCGGTACCGGATCGACAAGGTCACCGGCGGGCTTCGATCCATCGACCGAGCCGCGGGCGTGACGCTAACCCCCGTGGTCCTGTCGCGGTTGCGTGACCTCGCCGTCCGGTTGGAGCGGTTGTTCGCCGCCCCGCAGGACATCGAGTGGGCCGTGGTGGGGGATCAGGTGTGGATTCTGCAATCCCGCCCGATCACGGTGACGATGACCCCGACCGGCACCGCGCCGTCGCTGATCGACATGTCGGCGGTGTTCGCCGCCTCCCTCACCGGTCGAGTCGATGTGACGGTGTCGCGCTGA
- the nhaA gene encoding Na+/H+ antiporter NhaA, producing MKSGNRLAEALRSDTTGGLLLIGAAAIALLWANSPWGNAYESVRHFVIGPAWLHLDLALEAWAADGLLALFFFIVGNELKQEFINGQLRDPKKAMVPIVAAVCGVVVPAVIFTVINLGQGGEAANGWGIPMATDVAFAIAILAIVGRHLPPALRIFLLTLAVVDDLIAILVIAIFYTGGVNFLALVAVLLPLGLFAYLQRGRGLAAALNRSRVPNWVVYLPIIAAIWTLVHASGVHATIAGVAMGLLMRTGKQPGEKMDPSHRAEIGLRPWAMGLALPIFALMSAGVVFDGFGAIFTDTVALGIVIGLVVGKLVGIAGGAWLTTKLTSGRLDDSLAWPDIIGMSQLAGIGFTVSLLISELSYPDNASMLDHAKSGVLIGSLIATILAMVVLTIRNRHYQRRNAPPTVGTGFEST from the coding sequence GTGAAGTCTGGCAACCGTTTGGCCGAAGCCCTACGCAGTGACACCACAGGTGGACTGCTGTTGATCGGTGCGGCGGCGATCGCACTGTTGTGGGCGAACTCGCCATGGGGCAACGCCTACGAGTCGGTGCGCCACTTCGTGATCGGCCCCGCATGGCTGCACCTGGATCTGGCGTTGGAGGCGTGGGCGGCCGACGGTCTGCTGGCACTGTTCTTCTTCATCGTCGGGAACGAACTCAAGCAGGAGTTCATCAACGGCCAGTTGCGAGACCCGAAGAAGGCGATGGTCCCGATCGTCGCCGCCGTCTGCGGTGTCGTCGTTCCAGCCGTGATATTCACCGTCATCAACCTGGGCCAGGGCGGCGAAGCCGCCAACGGCTGGGGAATCCCGATGGCCACCGACGTCGCCTTCGCGATCGCGATCCTCGCCATCGTGGGTCGACACCTTCCCCCCGCGTTGCGGATCTTCCTGTTGACGTTGGCCGTGGTCGACGACCTCATCGCGATCCTGGTCATCGCGATCTTTTACACCGGCGGCGTCAACTTCCTCGCGCTGGTCGCCGTCCTGCTTCCGTTGGGGCTGTTCGCTTACCTACAGCGTGGCCGAGGGCTGGCCGCCGCGTTGAACCGGTCGCGCGTTCCCAACTGGGTCGTCTACCTGCCGATCATCGCCGCGATCTGGACCCTGGTGCACGCCAGCGGAGTGCACGCCACCATCGCGGGGGTCGCGATGGGTCTGTTGATGCGCACCGGTAAGCAACCCGGCGAGAAGATGGACCCCAGCCACCGAGCCGAGATCGGACTACGGCCGTGGGCGATGGGCTTGGCGCTGCCGATCTTCGCACTCATGTCGGCAGGCGTCGTCTTCGACGGATTCGGAGCGATTTTCACCGACACGGTCGCGTTGGGCATCGTCATAGGCCTGGTCGTCGGCAAACTGGTCGGCATCGCCGGCGGCGCCTGGTTGACCACCAAGCTCACCAGCGGCAGGCTCGACGATTCGCTGGCCTGGCCCGACATCATCGGCATGTCCCAATTGGCGGGCATCGGGTTCACGGTGTCCCTGCTCATCAGTGAACTGTCCTATCCGGATAACGCCTCGATGCTGGACCACGCCAAGAGCGGTGTACTGATCGGGTCGTTGATCGCCACCATCCTGGCGATGGTGGTCCTCACGATCCGAAACCGGCATTATCAACGCCGGAACGCCCCACCCACCGTCGGCACCGGCTTCGAGTCGACCTGA
- a CDS encoding alpha/beta fold hydrolase, with the protein MTAASYTASGIAYDRAGPTGGVPVVLIHAGVADRRMWDRVWPSLTARHDVVRLDLRGFGESARRPSGELSPVEDVLETLDELGIEHCHLIGASFGAGVATEVALTQAGVVSSLLLVTPGGSLIPEVTPTLEAFIDAEDAALEADDLDAAVEANLATWVDGPHRDSSVVDPRVRELVGVMQRRAFESTADWDDVDEVDLDPPALERLGEITVPTLVLVGGLDLDAILAAADRVVTGIADARRVDWPDTAHMPTMERSEDFVILVTDWLTDVSE; encoded by the coding sequence GTGACCGCCGCCTCGTACACCGCCTCGGGTATCGCCTACGACCGCGCCGGACCCACCGGTGGAGTACCGGTCGTATTGATCCACGCCGGTGTCGCCGATCGCCGCATGTGGGATCGAGTGTGGCCGAGCCTGACCGCACGGCACGACGTGGTGCGACTGGATCTGCGGGGTTTCGGGGAATCAGCCCGGCGACCGTCCGGTGAGCTGTCGCCCGTCGAGGATGTATTGGAGACGCTCGACGAGCTCGGCATCGAACACTGTCACCTGATCGGCGCCTCCTTCGGCGCCGGTGTCGCCACCGAGGTCGCGTTGACGCAGGCCGGGGTGGTCTCATCGCTGCTGCTGGTCACCCCCGGTGGGTCGCTCATCCCCGAGGTGACCCCGACGCTGGAGGCCTTCATCGACGCCGAGGACGCCGCGCTGGAGGCCGATGACCTCGACGCCGCGGTCGAGGCCAACCTGGCCACCTGGGTGGACGGGCCGCACCGTGATTCCTCCGTCGTCGATCCGCGGGTTCGTGAACTCGTCGGTGTCATGCAACGCCGGGCCTTCGAGTCCACCGCCGACTGGGATGACGTCGACGAGGTCGACCTCGATCCACCGGCCTTGGAACGGCTCGGCGAGATCACCGTCCCGACCTTGGTTCTGGTGGGCGGACTGGACCTCGACGCGATACTGGCCGCCGCCGACCGGGTGGTCACCGGCATCGCCGATGCGCGCCGTGTCGACTGGCCCGACACCGCTCACATGCCCACAATGGAGCGTTCGGAGGACTTCGTCATCCTGGTGACCGATTGGTTGACCGACGTCTCCGAATGA
- a CDS encoding TetR/AcrR family transcriptional regulator — protein MAPRSIELSAAMRAATATAIQTAAIRLFAERGYANSSIRDIAEAAGISTGSVYRHYRSKEALFADLVAQASAGLAKAGSTLRDGESPHRTLLTFTRELIADIEASTEAAAFLAVINQAFITNEPEGTRHRLRDDHMVFRRAVADTIARGQRLGQFGPGDPHQLAACYLATLHGLAALRPALGEAAVVPAPELILEALTRGSSK, from the coding sequence ATGGCGCCGCGATCGATTGAACTGTCGGCTGCGATGCGCGCGGCCACGGCGACGGCGATACAGACCGCCGCGATTCGGCTGTTCGCCGAACGCGGCTACGCCAACAGCAGCATCCGCGACATCGCCGAAGCCGCCGGCATCAGCACCGGATCGGTGTACCGGCACTACCGCTCCAAAGAGGCGCTGTTCGCCGATCTCGTCGCCCAGGCATCAGCCGGACTGGCCAAGGCGGGCAGCACACTGCGCGACGGCGAGTCCCCCCACCGAACCCTCCTGACGTTCACCCGAGAACTCATCGCCGACATCGAAGCGAGCACGGAGGCCGCAGCGTTCCTGGCGGTCATCAACCAGGCGTTCATCACCAACGAACCCGAGGGCACCCGGCACCGGCTTCGCGACGACCACATGGTGTTTCGCCGGGCCGTGGCCGACACGATCGCCCGCGGCCAGCGCCTCGGCCAGTTCGGGCCGGGTGATCCGCATCAGTTGGCGGCGTGTTATCTCGCCACCCTGCACGGCCTGGCGGCGCTCCGCCCTGCCCTGGGCGAAGCCGCAGTCGTTCCGGCCCCCGAACTCATTCTGGAAGCCCTCACGAGAGGATCGAGCAAATGA
- a CDS encoding methyltransferase domain-containing protein, producing MWNDNAQIVDTYVDHFGSGRGVVREELVDRHILEHLGDELDGRRIVDFGSGAGQQTIRFAERGCHVTLVEPSPLMMDRARARLAELPTEVGDRVTMVCATAQEAAAELPKASFDAVLSHGVLMYLDSPVPLVTIMVEAARPGGLVSVLTKSSEALAARAGFQGDFATALRAFEQAETTRGWLGVDTRGDSVAGLTDCLAGLGAERLAWHGVGVFSDHRDDLDGRSAAELATLVELEYRAGRIDPYRGIARLIHVLARRTA from the coding sequence ATGTGGAATGACAATGCCCAGATCGTGGACACCTACGTCGACCACTTCGGCTCAGGGCGCGGTGTGGTGCGTGAGGAACTGGTCGACCGACACATCCTTGAGCATCTCGGCGACGAGCTCGACGGCCGCCGCATCGTCGACTTCGGCAGCGGGGCCGGGCAGCAGACGATCCGGTTCGCCGAGCGCGGGTGCCACGTCACCCTCGTCGAACCCTCCCCGCTGATGATGGATCGTGCCCGGGCTCGCCTCGCCGAGCTGCCCACCGAGGTCGGTGACCGGGTGACGATGGTGTGTGCGACCGCGCAGGAGGCCGCCGCAGAACTGCCCAAGGCGTCCTTCGACGCGGTGCTCAGTCACGGGGTCCTGATGTATCTGGACAGTCCGGTTCCATTGGTGACGATCATGGTCGAGGCGGCACGACCGGGAGGTCTGGTGTCGGTCCTGACCAAGAGCAGCGAGGCGTTGGCGGCCCGCGCGGGATTCCAGGGCGACTTCGCGACCGCGCTGCGCGCCTTCGAACAAGCCGAGACAACCAGGGGCTGGCTGGGTGTCGACACCCGTGGTGACTCTGTCGCCGGGCTGACCGACTGCCTGGCGGGATTGGGTGCCGAGCGCCTTGCCTGGCACGGCGTGGGGGTGTTCAGCGATCACCGCGACGACCTCGACGGTCGGTCCGCCGCCGAGCTGGCGACGCTGGTCGAGTTGGAGTACCGTGCCGGGCGGATTGATCCGTATCGGGGAATCGCGCGGTTGATACACGTACTGGCGCGCCGAACCGCCTGA
- a CDS encoding DUF397 domain-containing protein produces the protein MSPGKWRKSSRSQGGNCVETRTYDQVAAPVEVRDSKAPELGSLAIDRSEFAALLRCVG, from the coding sequence ATGAGCCCTGGCAAGTGGCGCAAATCGAGCCGTAGCCAAGGTGGTAACTGCGTCGAGACCCGCACCTACGATCAGGTGGCCGCGCCGGTCGAGGTGCGGGACAGCAAGGCACCCGAGTTGGGGAGCCTCGCCATCGACCGCAGTGAGTTCGCCGCCCTGTTGCGCTGTGTGGGATAG
- a CDS encoding alpha/beta hydrolase → MDNAPTARRSFNRRRLFTGIAGVAAGTLVGGLVIPNAAAAAQDGHGLRIVDRNENAGRLQYYRFATDAIGWDPAVNVLLPDGYHTSGKRYPVLYLLHGGAGDFRDFHLHHNIIGLTAGREMIVVMPDGGTAGWYSNPVNTNVGPRDWETFHMAQLLPWIESNFRTFAEYDGRAVAGFSMGGFGALKYAAKYYGHFCSVSSHSGPASLRRDFGLVVHWANVSSGAAELGGGTVYGAPLWDEARVSADNPMERLPSYHHKRIFLAAGTSPDPINWFDTVNETQVLAGQREFRGALHNAGIPHEFHEVPGGHFVRPELLQADINGMIGRMKRAG, encoded by the coding sequence ATGGACAACGCCCCAACGGCCCGTCGATCCTTCAACCGACGTCGGCTCTTCACCGGTATCGCCGGAGTCGCCGCCGGAACCCTGGTCGGCGGTCTGGTCATCCCCAACGCCGCCGCTGCTGCACAGGACGGTCACGGACTCCGCATCGTCGACCGCAACGAGAACGCCGGCCGACTGCAGTACTACCGCTTCGCCACCGACGCCATCGGGTGGGACCCGGCGGTGAACGTACTGCTTCCCGACGGCTACCACACCAGCGGAAAGCGCTACCCCGTGCTGTACCTGCTGCACGGTGGTGCCGGGGACTTCCGCGACTTCCACCTGCACCACAACATCATCGGCCTGACCGCCGGTCGCGAGATGATCGTCGTCATGCCCGACGGCGGCACCGCCGGCTGGTACAGCAACCCGGTGAACACCAACGTGGGACCCCGTGACTGGGAAACCTTCCACATGGCCCAGCTGTTGCCCTGGATCGAATCGAACTTCCGGACCTTCGCCGAATACGACGGACGTGCGGTCGCGGGCTTCTCGATGGGTGGATTCGGTGCGCTGAAGTACGCCGCGAAGTACTACGGCCACTTCTGTTCGGTCAGTTCGCACTCCGGCCCGGCGAGCCTGCGACGCGACTTCGGTCTCGTCGTGCACTGGGCCAACGTCAGTTCCGGCGCGGCAGAACTCGGTGGGGGCACCGTCTACGGGGCTCCACTGTGGGATGAGGCGCGAGTCAGCGCCGACAACCCGATGGAACGCCTCCCCAGTTACCACCACAAGCGGATCTTCCTGGCGGCCGGTACCTCGCCGGATCCGATCAACTGGTTCGACACCGTCAACGAGACCCAGGTGTTGGCCGGGCAACGCGAGTTCCGCGGTGCGCTCCACAACGCGGGGATACCTCACGAGTTCCACGAGGTTCCCGGAGGGCACTTCGTCCGGCCCGAGCTGCTTCAGGCCGACATCAACGGGATGATCGGCCGAATGAAGCGAGCCGGATAG
- a CDS encoding CueP family metal-binding protein, protein MNRSRHLVRVLASLVVAGALLLTACSTGAGEDPAAEVLSRYSLDDLGAKELVEHLDTMPVSGRSDGFIASVRPDAIVVTDEDGTEESVAMPTGEFYLSIAPYAEQTHDCYFHSFTTCLGELSDEPIQIRVTDLGDGTVLIDESTRTYDNGFVGLWLPRDIEAEVVVEHDGRSGSQTVRTGAEDPTCLTTLRLS, encoded by the coding sequence ATGAACCGGTCTCGCCATCTCGTTCGTGTACTCGCCTCCCTTGTCGTCGCCGGCGCGCTGCTGCTGACCGCCTGCTCGACTGGAGCCGGCGAGGATCCCGCCGCCGAGGTCCTCTCCCGATACAGCCTGGATGACCTGGGCGCCAAGGAACTCGTCGAACACCTGGACACCATGCCGGTGTCCGGCCGATCGGACGGCTTCATCGCCTCGGTGCGGCCCGACGCGATCGTGGTGACGGACGAGGACGGTACCGAGGAGTCGGTCGCGATGCCCACCGGGGAGTTCTACCTGTCCATCGCCCCCTATGCGGAGCAGACGCACGACTGTTACTTCCACAGTTTCACCACCTGTCTGGGGGAGCTGAGTGACGAGCCGATCCAGATCCGGGTGACCGACCTCGGTGACGGGACGGTGCTCATTGACGAGTCCACTCGCACCTACGACAACGGATTCGTCGGTCTGTGGCTGCCGCGCGACATCGAGGCCGAGGTCGTGGTGGAACACGATGGACGGTCGGGATCCCAGACGGTTCGCACCGGTGCCGAGGACCCGACCTGTCTGACCACGTTGCGGCTCAGCTGA
- a CDS encoding PEP-utilizing enzyme: MRMHPLDAPFGIATPADATGWQDMYPDDLVFTEESRSADETRGWVYDGIHHPRVKYPFDSVVNEAIRLSKGQWTSRVFQLPGSLGTEHRLLLGRVYVAPVAVTDPVEREARGARFAERSASYYRNWDRYHQRWNGRMSTLIAETAAILPPPLPTMEDDRVLADGAPAASSGAVLAAYHRLIESVFSAWQHHFEMLTLGYVAYENLYRTARHHFPGIADQQIAELVPAVPGAQHQVDEWIGDLAASATDLGVAELILDTDLSSGGRALDRTGPGRDWAARWHETMAGWPAVTLGAGLDHTDLPLRDDPGVVWNLIGHRLERGTDLGHDDRQTRSDAALDGYRALLTDLDQRENFDQAVRLARRVSRFVEEHGFYVENRFHQELWAATRRFGRLLTDLGVLADPEDVFCLNRWELERVLFHGVTGWAIGTGPVAAVRSLPSLIDTRKRLLATMARWDAPTVIGSPQQSGDPVMPLLYGVTDATDDADGLNGCPASPGVARGPVRLVAHESELEHVRPGDIVVTTAAAPNWSTMLRTAGGLVTEVGGVMSHVAIVAREAGIPTVMGVTGVTSVLKTGQQIEVDGNVGTVTMVEDCDAR; this comes from the coding sequence ATGAGAATGCACCCCCTCGATGCACCGTTCGGCATTGCCACCCCGGCCGACGCGACCGGGTGGCAGGACATGTACCCCGATGACCTGGTGTTCACCGAAGAGAGTCGATCCGCGGACGAGACCCGGGGGTGGGTGTACGACGGGATTCACCACCCACGAGTGAAGTACCCCTTCGACTCGGTCGTCAACGAGGCGATTCGCCTCAGCAAGGGCCAGTGGACATCCCGGGTCTTCCAATTGCCCGGCAGCCTGGGCACCGAGCACCGGCTGCTGCTGGGGCGGGTGTACGTGGCGCCGGTGGCCGTGACCGACCCGGTGGAACGAGAGGCGCGCGGTGCCCGGTTCGCCGAACGATCCGCCTCCTACTACCGCAATTGGGATCGTTACCACCAGCGGTGGAACGGTCGGATGTCGACCCTCATCGCCGAAACCGCCGCCATCCTTCCACCGCCGTTGCCGACAATGGAGGACGACCGGGTTCTGGCCGACGGAGCTCCCGCCGCCAGCAGCGGAGCGGTGCTGGCCGCCTACCACCGACTCATCGAATCGGTGTTCTCCGCGTGGCAACACCACTTCGAGATGCTGACCCTGGGATACGTCGCCTACGAGAACCTCTATCGCACCGCCCGGCACCATTTCCCCGGTATCGCCGATCAACAGATCGCCGAGCTGGTCCCCGCTGTTCCCGGTGCGCAACACCAGGTCGACGAATGGATCGGGGACCTCGCCGCCTCGGCCACCGATCTCGGAGTAGCCGAACTCATCCTCGACACCGACCTGTCGTCGGGCGGCCGGGCGCTCGATCGCACCGGGCCGGGCCGGGACTGGGCGGCGCGGTGGCACGAGACCATGGCAGGCTGGCCCGCCGTCACCTTGGGCGCCGGCCTCGATCACACCGATCTGCCGTTGCGTGACGACCCGGGCGTCGTGTGGAACCTCATCGGACACCGATTGGAACGTGGAACCGATCTCGGACACGACGACCGGCAAACCCGTTCCGACGCGGCCCTCGACGGATATCGTGCGCTGCTCACCGACCTCGACCAGCGTGAGAACTTCGACCAGGCGGTGCGATTGGCGCGCCGGGTCTCGCGGTTCGTGGAGGAACACGGCTTCTACGTCGAGAACCGGTTCCACCAGGAATTGTGGGCGGCCACCCGGCGGTTCGGTCGCCTGCTCACCGATCTGGGCGTGCTCGCCGACCCCGAGGACGTGTTCTGCCTCAACCGATGGGAACTGGAGCGCGTCCTGTTCCACGGGGTGACCGGCTGGGCCATCGGCACCGGTCCGGTCGCCGCGGTGCGAAGCCTGCCGAGCCTGATCGACACCCGCAAACGGCTGCTCGCCACGATGGCGCGGTGGGACGCGCCGACCGTCATCGGATCACCGCAACAGTCGGGTGATCCGGTCATGCCGCTGTTGTACGGAGTCACCGACGCGACCGACGACGCCGACGGCCTCAACGGTTGTCCGGCCTCTCCCGGGGTGGCTCGCGGACCGGTTCGCCTCGTGGCTCATGAGTCCGAACTGGAACATGTCCGACCCGGAGACATCGTGGTGACCACCGCCGCGGCACCCAACTGGTCGACCATGCTGCGCACCGCAGGCGGGTTGGTGACGGAGGTCGGTGGCGTCATGTCCCATGTGGCCATCGTGGCCAGAGAAGCCGGAATTCCCACCGTCATGGGAGTCACCGGTGTCACCAGCGTGCTCAAGACCGGACAACAGATCGAAGTGGACGGAAACGTCGGAACCGTGACCATGGTGGAGGACTGTGATGCTCGTTGA
- a CDS encoding GNAT family N-acetyltransferase, which yields MIDVVRADALGEPYRRQVAEVLTQGFAEDFSYFSRDPAKLATLFEPMLLLERFHVALIEGRPAAVASLTESAQHCFAPRWSHMRRTLGIFHATVVYWVINSYFMTTRPDQPTGQAEIGFVASAPAYRGRGAATALLRGLLALPDYREYVLEDIKDTNAAALGLYRKLGFTVYKSRPVKGAKKAGFSEYVSMKLVQAP from the coding sequence ATGATCGACGTCGTACGCGCGGACGCCTTGGGCGAGCCGTACCGGCGGCAGGTCGCCGAAGTGTTGACGCAGGGGTTCGCCGAGGACTTCTCATATTTTTCCCGCGACCCCGCTAAACTCGCAACGCTCTTCGAGCCCATGTTGCTGCTGGAGCGGTTCCACGTCGCACTGATCGAGGGCCGCCCCGCCGCCGTCGCCAGTCTCACCGAGAGCGCCCAGCACTGCTTTGCTCCACGATGGAGTCACATGAGACGTACCCTGGGAATATTCCACGCGACGGTGGTGTACTGGGTCATCAACAGCTACTTCATGACCACGCGGCCCGACCAGCCGACCGGACAGGCCGAGATCGGGTTCGTCGCCTCGGCGCCGGCCTATCGAGGTCGAGGGGCCGCCACCGCGCTGTTGCGTGGGCTATTGGCCCTACCCGATTATCGCGAATACGTGCTGGAGGACATCAAGGACACCAACGCCGCCGCACTGGGCCTGTACCGGAAGCTCGGATTCACCGTCTACAAGAGCCGACCGGTCAAGGGCGCGAAAAAGGCCGGCTTCTCGGAGTATGTGTCCATGAAACTGGTACAGGCGCCCTGA
- a CDS encoding alpha/beta fold hydrolase → MTAIYRNTVSQYTVRQWCLNRLAQWSTPHSRQVVKVDDVDVHLTHIGDQAAKVVFLPGTNFNAATSLKLGSALSERWPTMIIDLPGQPGLSSGFRPRHPHDGWYGRIVAKVLEATAAREVVVVGHSLGAAVALACDSPRIGARVLCSPAGITRLGMDIPLLACSTRWLLTPTMAASRRLLNLMMAPGGRASTTAAEWMSLVGHHCRTSLAPPPQPIEVLGRAAGRTLVVATGEHDRFLGPRRLATPVQRGLDVSLRTLPDVGHLVGDERPGEIVKLIEGVVARRTKRP, encoded by the coding sequence ATGACCGCGATCTACCGCAACACGGTCAGCCAGTACACGGTGCGGCAGTGGTGCCTCAACCGGTTGGCTCAATGGTCCACACCACACAGTCGCCAGGTGGTCAAAGTGGATGACGTCGACGTACATCTCACCCACATCGGTGACCAGGCCGCCAAAGTGGTCTTTCTGCCGGGCACCAACTTCAATGCCGCCACCAGCCTGAAACTGGGCAGCGCGTTGAGCGAACGCTGGCCCACCATGATCATCGACCTACCCGGACAGCCGGGACTGTCCAGCGGATTCCGGCCACGCCATCCACACGACGGCTGGTACGGCCGAATCGTGGCGAAGGTTCTGGAAGCCACCGCCGCGCGAGAGGTCGTGGTCGTCGGGCACTCGTTGGGGGCCGCCGTGGCGCTGGCCTGCGACTCCCCACGCATCGGTGCCCGGGTGCTGTGCTCCCCCGCCGGCATCACCCGGCTGGGCATGGACATCCCGCTGTTGGCCTGCTCCACCCGATGGTTGCTGACGCCGACGATGGCGGCAAGTCGACGCCTGTTGAACCTGATGATGGCGCCCGGGGGCCGGGCGTCCACCACGGCTGCGGAGTGGATGAGCCTCGTCGGACATCATTGCCGGACCAGCCTGGCGCCGCCACCTCAGCCGATCGAGGTTCTGGGGCGCGCCGCCGGGAGGACGCTGGTGGTCGCCACCGGCGAGCATGATCGTTTCCTGGGGCCACGGCGGCTCGCGACACCGGTGCAGCGCGGCCTCGACGTGTCGCTGCGCACCCTGCCGGACGTCGGTCATCTCGTCGGAGACGAGCGTCCCGGGGAGATCGTGAAACTCATCGAGGGAGTCGTCGCCCGCCGAACGAAACGGCCGTGA